The Deltaproteobacteria bacterium genome contains a region encoding:
- a CDS encoding DUF3299 domain-containing protein: MQVKKVTVIVLCGLLSGVPCVHQPNRLLLSQPLSVPSLAHAAGSPTDVTWETLEKLDYKRGKIPAAIKQLNGTMVRVPGFIVPLEDEETVVSEFLLVPYFGACIHVPPPPPNQIVHVLMEKKKKITFDFWQPLWVEGRLKVAKSTSPYGDVSYQMTGISTQPLEEEGAP; encoded by the coding sequence ATGCAGGTGAAGAAAGTCACGGTGATCGTTCTCTGTGGACTCCTCTCGGGCGTTCCCTGCGTCCACCAGCCCAATCGCTTACTGCTCTCGCAACCACTCAGCGTCCCGTCTCTTGCGCATGCCGCAGGCTCCCCAACCGACGTCACCTGGGAGACCCTTGAGAAGTTGGACTACAAACGCGGCAAGATTCCAGCCGCCATCAAGCAACTCAATGGGACCATGGTACGGGTGCCTGGTTTTATTGTTCCGCTCGAAGATGAGGAGACTGTGGTGTCGGAGTTTCTCCTGGTTCCCTACTTTGGCGCGTGTATTCATGTCCCGCCCCCGCCACCAAACCAGATCGTGCACGTCCTGATGGAAAAAAAGAAAAAGATCACGTTCGACTTTTGGCAACCGCTCTGGGTCGAGGGGCGTCTCAAGGTCGCCAAAAGCACCAGCCCCTATGGCGACGTGTCCTACCAGATGACGGGGATATCGACCCAACCACTCGAAGAGGAGGGTGCACCATGA
- a CDS encoding DUF2796 domain-containing protein produces the protein MILTRWVFITLALYIQQSPPLAFARTAHPGHAAHVHGEARINIVVEGTRATVEFIAPGASLYGFEHAARTDAEKKAQAVAFSQIEQQIGSMVAFPADRLCQFIKQKIGLVADDKRAHTQQPAGHKEHHDPRSHTEVQADFTVACQKPLAGSQVRFHVTKVFPELRELTIQVLTETKQLGATITNDNGSVEL, from the coding sequence ATGATCCTCACCAGATGGGTGTTCATCACTCTTGCCCTGTACATACAACAGAGTCCCCCACTGGCATTTGCGCGGACGGCGCACCCAGGTCACGCCGCGCATGTCCACGGTGAGGCGCGGATCAACATCGTGGTTGAGGGAACTCGCGCCACGGTTGAATTTATTGCCCCAGGCGCCAGCCTCTACGGCTTCGAGCACGCCGCTCGCACCGACGCTGAAAAAAAGGCCCAGGCGGTGGCCTTCTCTCAGATCGAACAGCAGATAGGGAGCATGGTCGCCTTTCCGGCGGATCGCCTCTGTCAGTTTATCAAACAGAAGATCGGACTCGTTGCTGACGACAAACGCGCCCATACACAGCAGCCGGCAGGACACAAGGAGCATCACGATCCCCGATCGCATACCGAAGTCCAGGCCGACTTCACCGTCGCCTGCCAAAAGCCGCTGGCCGGTAGTCAGGTTCGCTTTCATGTCACCAAGGTCTTTCCCGAGTTACGCGAACTGACGATCCAAGTGCTGACAGAGACGAAGCAGCTTGGTGCAACCATCACCAACGACAACGGCAGCGTTGAGTTATAA
- a CDS encoding ABC transporter ATP-binding protein encodes MDAIALTSLRFGYRATVDVLSIPSLIIPQGEHVFIFGPSGSGKTTLLGLLAGVLTATSGTVTVLGHNLTTMTNTQRDAFRGIHIGYIFQLFNLIPYLNVKENIELPCRLHPARRQRLGNVSLDQAVQQLSDRLGLRHVLREPVTTLSVGQQQRVGAARALLGSPELIVADEPTSALDHDMRTDFLTLLFECCRTTQATLIFVSHDRTLQPFFDRTFALPQLNTVEHKEPYGTSVSRLQVIEEPTLDDCPDHALDRLEYSPPHWR; translated from the coding sequence ATGGATGCTATCGCTCTGACATCACTCCGCTTTGGCTATCGAGCAACGGTCGACGTACTCTCGATCCCCAGCCTGATCATTCCACAAGGAGAGCATGTCTTCATTTTTGGTCCAAGTGGCAGTGGCAAAACCACGCTATTAGGACTTCTGGCAGGTGTCCTGACCGCCACCAGTGGAACTGTTACCGTCCTTGGACACAATCTCACCACCATGACCAATACCCAGCGCGACGCGTTTCGCGGCATACACATCGGGTACATTTTTCAGCTGTTCAATCTCATCCCGTACCTCAACGTGAAAGAGAACATCGAGTTACCTTGCCGCTTGCACCCGGCGCGTCGACAACGTCTCGGTAACGTCTCCCTTGATCAGGCAGTGCAACAATTGTCAGACCGCCTGGGTCTTCGCCACGTACTGCGCGAACCCGTCACCACCCTCAGTGTCGGTCAGCAACAACGTGTGGGCGCAGCTCGGGCTTTGCTTGGCAGCCCAGAGCTTATCGTCGCCGATGAACCAACCTCCGCACTCGATCATGATATGCGCACAGACTTTCTCACCCTCTTATTTGAGTGCTGTCGCACCACCCAAGCGACGTTGATCTTCGTCAGCCACGATCGCACCTTACAACCGTTCTTCGATCGCACCTTTGCGTTGCCCCAATTGAACACCGTCGAGCACAAGGAACCCTATGGTACTTCTGTCTCTCGCCTACAAGTCATTGAAGAACCGACGCTTGACGACTGCCCTGACCACGCTCTCGATCGCCTTGAGTACAGCCCTCCTCATTGGCGTTGA
- a CDS encoding ABC transporter permease yields MVLLSLAYKSLKNRRLTTALTTLSIALSTALLIGVELVRTGARESFTNTISQTDLIVGARGGSLQLLLYTVFHMGTATNNISYATYEKLKRHPAVQWTIPYSLGDSHRSFRVVATTDDFYREYRYRRDQQVQFTMGRAPAATFEVAIGAEVARTLGYQLDQMIVVAHGLVSGKGLPDHKEHPFRVVGILQRTATPIDRALYVTLEGMTAIHASWQQTPEQQTPPPGTVSPSPPAPEQITAFLLRSRSRIDTLRLQREINEFADEPLMAIIPGVTLSELWRGIGYAEQTLWIVTILVLTVGLLSMLIALYASLNERRREMAVLRALGASPRRILSLLIIESGFLSIVGIGLGIGLMYSILVLGQPLIEQHVGLFLPLRTLTTQELLYLAFVVGSGLGIGAIPAIKAYRNTLVDGLTVRN; encoded by the coding sequence ATGGTACTTCTGTCTCTCGCCTACAAGTCATTGAAGAACCGACGCTTGACGACTGCCCTGACCACGCTCTCGATCGCCTTGAGTACAGCCCTCCTCATTGGCGTTGAACTCGTACGGACCGGGGCACGCGAGAGTTTCACCAATACCATTAGCCAGACCGACCTGATCGTCGGTGCACGCGGCGGGAGCCTCCAGCTGCTGCTCTATACGGTCTTCCACATGGGGACTGCCACCAACAACATTTCGTATGCGACATACGAGAAACTTAAACGCCATCCTGCCGTGCAATGGACCATTCCGTATTCGCTTGGAGACAGCCATCGCAGCTTTCGTGTGGTTGCCACCACCGACGATTTCTATCGTGAGTATCGCTATCGCCGAGACCAACAGGTGCAGTTTACGATGGGCCGGGCGCCAGCAGCGACCTTTGAGGTCGCCATCGGTGCAGAAGTCGCGCGGACCTTAGGCTATCAGCTTGATCAGATGATCGTCGTGGCGCACGGTCTCGTCAGCGGGAAAGGCCTGCCTGACCATAAGGAGCACCCATTCCGCGTCGTGGGGATTCTGCAACGTACCGCGACGCCGATCGATCGTGCCTTGTACGTCACCTTGGAAGGAATGACCGCGATTCATGCGAGCTGGCAGCAGACACCTGAGCAGCAGACGCCCCCTCCAGGCACGGTGTCCCCATCCCCACCTGCTCCAGAGCAGATTACGGCGTTCCTCCTGCGCAGCCGCAGTCGTATTGATACGCTGCGGTTACAGCGGGAGATCAACGAATTTGCCGATGAACCACTGATGGCGATTATCCCCGGCGTCACGTTGAGTGAGCTGTGGCGTGGGATCGGCTACGCTGAGCAGACACTCTGGATTGTGACCATCCTGGTATTGACTGTCGGGTTATTGAGCATGCTGATTGCTCTCTACGCCTCCCTCAATGAACGACGCCGCGAGATGGCCGTGCTCCGCGCTCTGGGCGCTAGTCCTCGACGCATTCTCTCGTTACTGATTATTGAGTCTGGGTTTCTCAGCATCGTCGGTATTGGCCTCGGCATTGGCCTCATGTACAGCATTCTCGTCCTGGGTCAGCCGCTTATCGAACAACATGTTGGACTGTTTCTTCCGTTGCGCACGTTGACCACACAGGAACTGCTGTACCTCGCGTTCGTCGTCGGCAGCGGCTTGGGCATTGGTGCAATTCCAGCCATCAAAGCCTATCGCAACACCTTGGTTGACGGCCTTACGGTGCGCAATTGA
- a CDS encoding transcriptional repressor translates to MHCEQRQAIGEAGLRGTASRIAVLRLLETAGKPLSHAEVCRALSASGFDKATLYRNLIDLTEGGLLSRIDVGDHTWRFEFRYKEQGPEQEHPHFVCAECGAISCLFGVRIQISSPTQFSRALKAGAITIQFKGRCDQCAAVA, encoded by the coding sequence ATGCACTGCGAACAACGTCAAGCTATTGGGGAAGCAGGGCTGCGCGGCACCGCGTCCCGTATTGCCGTCTTACGCTTGTTAGAGACAGCAGGAAAACCGCTCAGTCATGCGGAAGTGTGCCGCGCACTCTCAGCGTCCGGGTTTGATAAAGCCACGCTTTATCGCAACCTCATCGACCTAACCGAAGGTGGCCTGCTGTCGCGTATTGACGTCGGGGATCACACATGGCGCTTTGAGTTTCGTTACAAAGAACAAGGCCCAGAGCAAGAACATCCTCACTTTGTCTGCGCCGAGTGTGGAGCGATTTCATGCCTGTTTGGTGTCCGTATCCAGATCTCCTCTCCCACGCAGTTCAGTCGGGCGCTGAAGGCTGGCGCGATCACCATTCAATTCAAAGGCCGCTGTGACCAGTGCGCAGCCGTGGCATAA